The sequence below is a genomic window from Longimicrobiaceae bacterium.
TCACCCACGGCGAGCGCTACACCATCGCCACGTGGTTCAGGTAACTCATCGGCCAGGAGCTCGCAGCGTCTGAAAAGGGGTGGCGAGGAGGTGGCGTAGAGCGGCATCGTGAACTCCCGATGGCAAGTCGTAACTCGAAGGCGGAGCAACGGCTTGCGGCCTTGACCCCCCAGCCCGGAGGCCCAGATGCGGAAGATCACGTTGAAGCTGGAAGACCTGCAAGTCGATAGCTTCGAAACGCAGGCGATCGGGGCGGCGAGCGGGACCATCCACGCAATGTCGCCCGGCCTCACCACGGACTGCGAGACGGACACGTGCGAGCCGGGATCGCAGCCCCCGGTCTGCGACGACACCGTCAACGGGTCATGCCACCGCACCTGCTATCATCTGTTCGATACCTGCCAGCCGGCCAGCGGGTGCATGCTCTGCGGCGACACCGCGTTCTGCGGTTAGCCGAGTACTGGCGGCGTAGGCTGCGCTCTCCCGAGCGCATGAGAAGCGACCGAAGCGCAGACATGAAGAGGCCCGCCGCATCCCGCGACGGGCCTCTTCATCGTTTACGATCGGAAGGTGCGAGCAGGTCCGCATCCGATCCGCTCACCGCGCCTTCTTCTTCGCTCCAGCCGTCTCCGCCGATTCGGGCGGTGGGATGGGGCGGCCCGCCTCCGCGGCTTCCAACACGGCTGAGAGAGTGGCGGCGCGGCGGGCGGATTCCTCGCGGACGGCCTGGATCTCCTCGCGGGCGCGGAACAGCTCGTCCGTGATGGAGAGCGCGGCCAGGATCGCCGCGCGGTGCGGCTCCAGCGTGGGCGGCAGCGCGCGGACCGTGGCGTCCACGTGGGCGGCCACGGCGCGCGTGTACTCGGGCGGCGCGTCGGAGCGCAGGATGTGGCGGTCGCCCGCGATCTCCACCGTCACGGTGTGCCGCGGCGCGGCGGGCTTGCGGCGGCTCACCGGCCCTCCAGCACGGCCAAGCGCGACAGCAGCGCGGCGATTCGCGTACGCGCCTCGGCCGTGCGGCTCAGCAGCACCGCGTTCTCGGCCCGCAGGCGCCGCATCTCCGCCCCGTCGCCCTCGCCCGAGGATGCCGCGTCGCGAGTCACGTCTTCCAGCACGGCGCGAAGGCGCACGACCTCCGCCTCCGCGTCGGCCGTGCGGCGGCGGAGGTCGGCGAGCGTGCCGGCAGCGGAGCGGGCGGCGGCCTCCAGCCGCTCCCACCCCGCCTCGGCCGCGGCGGTAGCCTCGTCAGCGGCGGGCGATGCCATGGCGGTCCTGGAGAGCGGCGAGGACGCGCTGCACGGACTTGTCCACCTCCGCGTCGGTCAGCGTGCGGTCCGGCGTGCGGAAGCGCAGGCGCCACGCTAGGCTGCGCGTGCCGTCCGGGATCCCCTTGCCCTCGTACAGGTCGAACGGGAACACCGCCTCCAGCAGCGGCCCGGCGGACTCGCGGATCGCCGCCTCCACCTCGGCCGAAGCCACGGCGAGCGGCACCAGCAGCGCCATGTCGCGCTCCGACGCGGGGAACACCGGCAGCTCGCGGTACAGAACGCCGCGGCGGTCGGCGAGCTTCGCCGGCATGCGTGCCTCGACCACGAACACGGGTGCCGCCCACGCGGGCGCATCCACTGCCGCGGGCGCGACAAGGCCGCCGCCGCCAACCAAGTCCCCGGCGGAGACGAGGCGGAAGCGCACCGACGGGTCCGTCACGGGCGCGAGCGCATCCCACTCGCCCGGCTGCACCGCGCCCTGCGGGAACTCGGCGGACAGCTCCTCCATCAGCCCCTTCAGGTCCCACGTGTCCAGCGGCGGCGCCTCGCCCGTCCAGCTCGCGGGCCGCGACGCGCCGGTGAGGACGGCGGCGAACCGCATCTCCTCGCGCATCTCCCCCGCCCCGCCGGCTGCGAAGACGGTGCCTACGGAGAAGAGGCGCACGTCGCGAACGCCGTGGGCGAAGTTGTGCTCCACGCGCCGCAGCAGCCCCGGCGCCAGCGACGAGCGCAAGAAGCCCTCCTCGGCCGAAAGCGGGTTGAGCAGCCGCAGCGTGTTGCCGGCCTCGGGCGCGAAGGCGGCCGTGCGCGCCTCCAGGAAGCCGCGCGCCACGAACACCTCGCGCACCCGCCGCTCCACCGCGACCAGCGCGTCGTCCGGCACCTCGCTGGGGCGGAACGGGCGCAGCTCCTCGGCGAACGACTCGTAGCCCCGCCGCCGCGCGATCTCCTCGATCAGGTCGATCTCGCCCGTCACGTCCGGCCGGAAGCCGGGCACCGACACCGTCAGCGCGCCATCTCCCGCGCCCGCCGCGTCGCCGCCGTCCTCCAGCATCGCGTCGGCCGAGCCGCCGTCGCCCTCCACGCCGAAGCCGATGGAGCGCAGCAGCTCGCCGATCTCCGTCGTCGGGAGATAGACGCCGAGCAGCTTCTCCACCCGCCGCGGGCGCAGGGAGATGCGGGGCCGCTGGAACGGAGTGGGATTCAGATCGACGACCTCCTCAACCCGTCCACCCGCCACGGAGACGATGAGGTCGCACACGCGCCTCGTCGCCAGCGCCTGGCCTTCGGGGTCCACGCCGCGCTCGAAGCGGTACGATGCGTCCGTGGATAGGCCCAGGCGCCGCGACGTCTTCCGCACCGAGAGCGGGTCGAAGAGCGCGCACTCGATCAGCAGGTCGGTCGTGTCGTCGCCCACCTCGCTGTTCTCGCCGCCCATCACCCCGGCGATGCCGACCGAACGCTCGCCATCGGCAATCATCAGGTCGGTCGCGAGCAGCGTGCGCTCCGTGCCGTCCAGCGTCGTGAACTTCTCGTCGGGAGATGCGCGGCGGATGCGCACCTGCCCACCGCGGAGCTTGGCGAGGTCGAACGCATGCAGCGGCTGGCCCAGCTCCAGCAGCACGAAGTTGGTCGCATCCACCACGTTGTTGATGGGGCGCACGCCCACCGCGCGCAGCCGTGTCGCCAGCCACTCCGGCGACGCTCCGACCTTCACGCCGCGCACGACCGCCGCCATGTACCGCGGGCACCCGGCGACGTCCTCGATCACAATCTCCACCCCGGCGGACGGCAGCGAGCCCGTTGCCCCGGCGGACACGATCTGCGGGAACGTCGTCGGCGCGTTCGGGAAGCTGGGCAGATGCACGTCCTCCGCGCCGCCGGGCGCCGCCTCGCGCGCGACGCCCACGTGCGACAGCAGCTCCGGGCGGTTGGGCGTCACGTCCACCACGAGGCGCGCGTCGTCCAGCTCCAGCGCGTCGCGGAAGCTCGTGCCCAGCGCGTACTCGCCCGCCAGCGTCATCAGCCCGGCGTGGTCGCGGCCCAGGCCAAGCTCGCGCGCGGAGCAGAGCATACCCTCGCTCGCCTCGCCGCGCAGCTTCGCCTTCTTGATCGCCAGCCCGCCGGGCAGCGTCGCGCCCACGGGTGCGAACGGGTAGAAGCGTCCCGCCTCCACGTTCGGCGCGCCGCATACGACCTGCAGCGGCTCCCCCGCGCCCGCATCCACCGTGCAGATGCGCAGCTTGTCCGCGTTGGGGTGCGGGCGCACGTCGGTCACGCGCGCCACCACCACGCCGCCGATCCCGGCGCCCA
It includes:
- a CDS encoding pinensin family lanthipeptide, which codes for MRKITLKLEDLQVDSFETQAIGAASGTIHAMSPGLTTDCETDTCEPGSQPPVCDDTVNGSCHRTCYHLFDTCQPASGCMLCGDTAFCG
- a CDS encoding cell division protein ZapA — protein: MSRRKPAAPRHTVTVEIAGDRHILRSDAPPEYTRAVAAHVDATVRALPPTLEPHRAAILAALSITDELFRAREEIQAVREESARRAATLSAVLEAAEAGRPIPPPESAETAGAKKKAR
- the pheT gene encoding phenylalanine--tRNA ligase subunit beta translates to MNVSYRWLKALAPAIQGTPQEVADRLALLGAPVDEIVDLGAGIGGVVVARVTDVRPHPNADKLRICTVDAGAGEPLQVVCGAPNVEAGRFYPFAPVGATLPGGLAIKKAKLRGEASEGMLCSARELGLGRDHAGLMTLAGEYALGTSFRDALELDDARLVVDVTPNRPELLSHVGVAREAAPGGAEDVHLPSFPNAPTTFPQIVSAGATGSLPSAGVEIVIEDVAGCPRYMAAVVRGVKVGASPEWLATRLRAVGVRPINNVVDATNFVLLELGQPLHAFDLAKLRGGQVRIRRASPDEKFTTLDGTERTLLATDLMIADGERSVGIAGVMGGENSEVGDDTTDLLIECALFDPLSVRKTSRRLGLSTDASYRFERGVDPEGQALATRRVCDLIVSVAGGRVEEVVDLNPTPFQRPRISLRPRRVEKLLGVYLPTTEIGELLRSIGFGVEGDGGSADAMLEDGGDAAGAGDGALTVSVPGFRPDVTGEIDLIEEIARRRGYESFAEELRPFRPSEVPDDALVAVERRVREVFVARGFLEARTAAFAPEAGNTLRLLNPLSAEEGFLRSSLAPGLLRRVEHNFAHGVRDVRLFSVGTVFAAGGAGEMREEMRFAAVLTGASRPASWTGEAPPLDTWDLKGLMEELSAEFPQGAVQPGEWDALAPVTDPSVRFRLVSAGDLVGGGGLVAPAAVDAPAWAAPVFVVEARMPAKLADRRGVLYRELPVFPASERDMALLVPLAVASAEVEAAIRESAGPLLEAVFPFDLYEGKGIPDGTRSLAWRLRFRTPDRTLTDAEVDKSVQRVLAALQDRHGIARR